One region of Mesomycoplasma ovipneumoniae genomic DNA includes:
- a CDS encoding nucleotidyltransferase has protein sequence MAIAIIAEYNPFHNGHIYQLEYVKKNFPNDKIYIILGGNFTQRGEISLTNFETKKKIALKYGADFVIRLPFEYTSQAAHIFAQGALKLIFDHKIDKIIFGSESNDVQNLYNLANLWKNNIDEYNIHLKKALKLGNSFPNAAAIALEKISSQKIIYPNDILGFEYVKQIVLNNYPIQAYSLKRTIDYNETTPTGKFASATYLRKLISQNKSISQFSPMQFSQPVCSLASLYPKFQEIIRQKSPESLRKIWLVKEGIENLFKKHIDQPDLDSFLSATNSKRYTNSRIKRTMLYILFNIENPSEFDETTVDLDCWKNQN, from the coding sequence ATGGCAATTGCAATTATCGCTGAGTATAATCCTTTTCATAATGGTCATATTTATCAGCTTGAATATGTTAAAAAAAACTTTCCTAACGACAAAATTTACATAATTTTAGGCGGAAATTTCACCCAACGAGGTGAGATTAGTCTTACTAATTTTGAAACAAAAAAGAAAATAGCACTAAAATATGGAGCTGATTTTGTAATTAGGTTGCCTTTTGAATATACAAGTCAAGCTGCTCATATTTTTGCCCAAGGCGCACTAAAACTAATTTTTGACCATAAAATAGACAAAATCATTTTTGGATCAGAATCAAATGATGTTCAAAATCTATATAATTTAGCAAACTTGTGAAAAAATAACATTGATGAATATAATATTCATCTTAAAAAAGCATTAAAATTAGGCAATTCTTTTCCAAATGCAGCAGCCATTGCCCTTGAAAAAATTAGCTCGCAAAAAATTATTTACCCTAATGATATTCTTGGATTTGAATATGTTAAACAAATTGTGCTAAATAATTATCCAATTCAGGCATATAGTCTTAAAAGAACTATTGATTATAATGAAACAACACCAACTGGAAAGTTTGCTTCAGCAACATACTTGCGAAAATTAATTAGCCAAAATAAGTCCATTTCTCAGTTTTCACCAATGCAATTTAGCCAACCAGTTTGCTCGTTAGCCTCGTTATATCCAAAATTTCAGGAAATTATTCGACAAAAGTCGCCTGAATCACTAAGAAAAATTTGACTAGTAAAAGAAGGAATTGAAAATTTATTCAAAAAACATATCGATCAACCTGACTTAGATAGTTTTTTGAGCGCCACTAATTCAAAACGTTATACTAATTCACGCATAAAACGAACAATGTTGTATATTTTGTTTAATATTGAAAATCCATCTGAATTTGATGAAACTACAGTTGACCTTGATTGTTGAAAAAACCAAAATTAA